The following coding sequences are from one Anabas testudineus chromosome 16, fAnaTes1.2, whole genome shotgun sequence window:
- the LOC113169487 gene encoding focal adhesion kinase 1-like isoform X6 — protein MVTVFWKETDDYAEIIDEEDTYTMPSKYYGLDQARDYEIQRDRIELGRCIGEGQFGDVHQGVYISPENPALSVAVKTCKNSTSDSVREKFLQEALTMRQFDHPHIVKLMGVITENPVWIIMELCTLGELRSFLQVRKYSLDLATLILYSYQLSTALAYLESKRFVHRDIAARNVLVSTVDCVKLGDFGLSRYMEDSSYYKASKGKLPIKWMAPESINFRRFTTASDVWMFGVCMWEILMYGIKPFQGVKNNDVIGRIENGERLAMPPQCPPTLYSLMTKCWSYDPSKRPRFTELKTQLSTILEEEKLQQKERNRMEMRRQVTVSWDSGGSDEAPPKPSRPGYPSPRSSEGFYPSPQHPAHYQMAGYPGPHTLPSVPSALYPPQAAMLDTHHAHTHPRHHVHTHSHAQQLQPHGQDMALWGSMMEDRAVDMQQCVGQQCLLMEEQLMIQQQQMEEDQRWLEQEERLLKPDARSSRGSLEREDGGLQPPTGNQHIYQPVGKPEHAAPPKKPPRPGAQSQVGSLACLNTGDSYNDGVKPWRLQPQEISPPPTANLDRSNDKVYENVTGLVKAVIEMSSKIQPAPPEEYVPMVKDVGLALRTLLATVDETLPQLPASTHREIEMAQKLLNSDLAELIGKMKLAQQYVMTSLQQDYKKQMLTAAHALAVDAKNLLDVIDQSRLKMMAQSHLH, from the exons ATGGTGACTGTCTTTTGGAAAG AAACAGACGATTACGCTGAGATCATAGATGAGGAGGACACCTACACCATGCCTTCAA AATACTATGGACTAGATCAAG CACGGGACTATGAGATTCAGCGCGATCGTATTGAGTTGGGACGCTGCATAGGGGAGGGTCAGTTTGGAGACGTCCACCAAGGAGTCTACATCAGCCCG GAGAACCCAGCTCTGTCAGTCGCAGTGAAGACGTGTAAGAACTCGACATCAGACAGTGTCAGGGAAAAGTTTCTCCAAGAAGCAC tcACCATGCGTCAGTTTGATCATCCTCATATTGTGAAGCTTATGGGAGTCATCACAGAAAACCCTGTTTGGATCATCATGGAGCTCTGCACACTCGGAGAG TTACGGTCATTCCTGCAGGTGAGGAAGTACAGTCTCGACTTGGCCACGCTCATCCTGTACTCTTATCAGCTCAGCACAGCACTGGCATATCTGGAGAGCAAACGCTTTGTACACAG GGACATTGCAGCAAGAAATGTGTTGGTGTCTACAGTGGACTGTGTAAAGCTTGGGGACTTTGGTCTGTCACGATACATGGAAGATAGCTCTTATTACAAAG CTTCTAAAGGTAAACTGCCTATTAAATGGATGGCCCCAGAATCCATCAACTTCAGACGATTTACCACAGCCAGTGACGTCTGGATGTTTG GTGTCTGCATGTGGGAGATTCTAATGTACGGCATCAAGCCTTTCCAGGGTGTAAAGAACAACGATGTCATAGGCAGGATAGAGAACGGCGAGCGACTGGCGATGCCCCCACAGTGTCCTCCTACTCTCTACAGCTTAATGACAAAGTGTTGGTCGTATGATCCAAGCAAGAGGCCGCGCTTCACTGAACTCAAAACACAACTGAG CACCATATTAGAGGAGGAGAAACTCCAACAAAAGGAGAGGAACAGGATGGAGATGAGGAGACAGGTCACAGTTTCCTGGGACTCTGGAGGGTCTGATGAAGCACCACCAAAA cCAAGCAGACCCGGCTATCCCAGTCCTCGCTCGAGTGAAGGTTTTTATCCCAGTCCCCAGCATCCTGCACACTATCAG ATGGCAGGGTATCCTGGACCCCACACACTCCCCTCAGTGCCCAGCGCCCTGTACCCACCACAGGCTGCAATGCTGGACACACACCATGCGCACACACATCCCCGCCATCATGTCCACACACACTCGCACGCACAGCAACTTCAGCCTCATGGACAAGACATGGCACTATGGGGCTCTATGATGGAG GACAGGGCAGTAGACATGCAGCAGTGTGTAGGCCAGCAGTGCCTGTTAATGGAGGAACAGCTGATGatacaacaacagcagatggAGGAGGATCAGAGGTGGCTGGAACAGGAGGAAAGGCTTctg AAACCAGATGCTAGAAGTTCTAGAGGGAGTCTGGAGAGAGAAGACGGTGGACTTCAACCTCCA acaGGAAACCAGCACATATACCAGCCCGTTGGCAAACCAG AGCATGCAGCTCCCCCAAAGAAACCCCCTCGACCTGGGGCCCAGAGCCAAGTGGGTAGTCTGGCCTGCTTAAATACTGGAGACAGTTACAATGATGGCGTGAAG CCCTGGCGG CTGCAGCCCCAAGAGATAAGCCCACCCCCCACTGCCAACCTGGACCGCTCTAATGACAAGGTGTACGAGAACGTGACAGGATTGGTCAAAGCTGTGATCGAGATGTCGAGCAAGATCCAACCAGCTCCTCCTGAGGAATATGTTCCCATGGTCAAG GATGTGGGTTTGGCATTGAGGACGTTATTGGCCACAGTGGATGAGACTCTACCACAACTTCCAGCCAGTACACACAGAGAG ATTGAGATGGCACAAAAGCTGTTGAACTCTGACTTGGCAGAGCTGATTGGGAAGATGAAGTTAGCCCAGCAATACGTGATGACCAG TCTCCAGCAAGACTACAAGAAACAGATGTTGACGGCGGCTCATGCTCTTGCTGTTGATGCCAAGAACCTTCTGGATGTCATTGACCAATCACGGCTCAAGATGATGGCCCAGTCCCATCTACACTAG
- the LOC113169487 gene encoding focal adhesion kinase 1-like isoform X7 codes for MVTVFWKETDDYAEIIDEEDTYTMPSTRDYEIQRDRIELGRCIGEGQFGDVHQGVYISPENPALSVAVKTCKNSTSDSVREKFLQEALTMRQFDHPHIVKLMGVITENPVWIIMELCTLGELRSFLQVRKYSLDLATLILYSYQLSTALAYLESKRFVHRDIAARNVLVSTVDCVKLGDFGLSRYMEDSSYYKASKGKLPIKWMAPESINFRRFTTASDVWMFGVCMWEILMYGIKPFQGVKNNDVIGRIENGERLAMPPQCPPTLYSLMTKCWSYDPSKRPRFTELKTQLSTILEEEKLQQKERNRMEMRRQVTVSWDSGGSDEAPPKPSRPGYPSPRSSEGFYPSPQHPAHYQMAGYPGPHTLPSVPSALYPPQAAMLDTHHAHTHPRHHVHTHSHAQQLQPHGQDMALWGSMMEDRAVDMQQCVGQQCLLMEEQLMIQQQQMEEDQRWLEQEERLLKPDARSSRGSLEREDGGLQPPTGNQHIYQPVGKPEHAAPPKKPPRPGAQSQVGSLACLNTGDSYNDGVKPWRLQPQEISPPPTANLDRSNDKVYENVTGLVKAVIEMSSKIQPAPPEEYVPMVKDVGLALRTLLATVDETLPQLPASTHREIEMAQKLLNSDLAELIGKMKLAQQYVMTSLQQDYKKQMLTAAHALAVDAKNLLDVIDQSRLKMMAQSHLH; via the exons ATGGTGACTGTCTTTTGGAAAG AAACAGACGATTACGCTGAGATCATAGATGAGGAGGACACCTACACCATGCCTTCAA CACGGGACTATGAGATTCAGCGCGATCGTATTGAGTTGGGACGCTGCATAGGGGAGGGTCAGTTTGGAGACGTCCACCAAGGAGTCTACATCAGCCCG GAGAACCCAGCTCTGTCAGTCGCAGTGAAGACGTGTAAGAACTCGACATCAGACAGTGTCAGGGAAAAGTTTCTCCAAGAAGCAC tcACCATGCGTCAGTTTGATCATCCTCATATTGTGAAGCTTATGGGAGTCATCACAGAAAACCCTGTTTGGATCATCATGGAGCTCTGCACACTCGGAGAG TTACGGTCATTCCTGCAGGTGAGGAAGTACAGTCTCGACTTGGCCACGCTCATCCTGTACTCTTATCAGCTCAGCACAGCACTGGCATATCTGGAGAGCAAACGCTTTGTACACAG GGACATTGCAGCAAGAAATGTGTTGGTGTCTACAGTGGACTGTGTAAAGCTTGGGGACTTTGGTCTGTCACGATACATGGAAGATAGCTCTTATTACAAAG CTTCTAAAGGTAAACTGCCTATTAAATGGATGGCCCCAGAATCCATCAACTTCAGACGATTTACCACAGCCAGTGACGTCTGGATGTTTG GTGTCTGCATGTGGGAGATTCTAATGTACGGCATCAAGCCTTTCCAGGGTGTAAAGAACAACGATGTCATAGGCAGGATAGAGAACGGCGAGCGACTGGCGATGCCCCCACAGTGTCCTCCTACTCTCTACAGCTTAATGACAAAGTGTTGGTCGTATGATCCAAGCAAGAGGCCGCGCTTCACTGAACTCAAAACACAACTGAG CACCATATTAGAGGAGGAGAAACTCCAACAAAAGGAGAGGAACAGGATGGAGATGAGGAGACAGGTCACAGTTTCCTGGGACTCTGGAGGGTCTGATGAAGCACCACCAAAA cCAAGCAGACCCGGCTATCCCAGTCCTCGCTCGAGTGAAGGTTTTTATCCCAGTCCCCAGCATCCTGCACACTATCAG ATGGCAGGGTATCCTGGACCCCACACACTCCCCTCAGTGCCCAGCGCCCTGTACCCACCACAGGCTGCAATGCTGGACACACACCATGCGCACACACATCCCCGCCATCATGTCCACACACACTCGCACGCACAGCAACTTCAGCCTCATGGACAAGACATGGCACTATGGGGCTCTATGATGGAG GACAGGGCAGTAGACATGCAGCAGTGTGTAGGCCAGCAGTGCCTGTTAATGGAGGAACAGCTGATGatacaacaacagcagatggAGGAGGATCAGAGGTGGCTGGAACAGGAGGAAAGGCTTctg AAACCAGATGCTAGAAGTTCTAGAGGGAGTCTGGAGAGAGAAGACGGTGGACTTCAACCTCCA acaGGAAACCAGCACATATACCAGCCCGTTGGCAAACCAG AGCATGCAGCTCCCCCAAAGAAACCCCCTCGACCTGGGGCCCAGAGCCAAGTGGGTAGTCTGGCCTGCTTAAATACTGGAGACAGTTACAATGATGGCGTGAAG CCCTGGCGG CTGCAGCCCCAAGAGATAAGCCCACCCCCCACTGCCAACCTGGACCGCTCTAATGACAAGGTGTACGAGAACGTGACAGGATTGGTCAAAGCTGTGATCGAGATGTCGAGCAAGATCCAACCAGCTCCTCCTGAGGAATATGTTCCCATGGTCAAG GATGTGGGTTTGGCATTGAGGACGTTATTGGCCACAGTGGATGAGACTCTACCACAACTTCCAGCCAGTACACACAGAGAG ATTGAGATGGCACAAAAGCTGTTGAACTCTGACTTGGCAGAGCTGATTGGGAAGATGAAGTTAGCCCAGCAATACGTGATGACCAG TCTCCAGCAAGACTACAAGAAACAGATGTTGACGGCGGCTCATGCTCTTGCTGTTGATGCCAAGAACCTTCTGGATGTCATTGACCAATCACGGCTCAAGATGATGGCCCAGTCCCATCTACACTAG